One genomic window of Punica granatum isolate Tunisia-2019 chromosome 1, ASM765513v2, whole genome shotgun sequence includes the following:
- the LOC116209889 gene encoding 26S proteasome regulatory subunit S10B homolog B, whose translation MNDGEDAVRRRNAVSDYRKKLLQHKELEARVRSVRDNLRGAKKEFNKTEDDLKSLQSVGQIIGEVLRPLDNERLIVKASSGPRYVVGCRSKVDKEKLVAGTRVVLDMTTLTIMRALPREVDPVVYNMLHEDPGNVSYSAVGGLSDQIRELRESIELPLMNPELFLRVGIKPPKGVLLYGPPGTGKTLLARAIASNIDANFLKVVSSAIIDKYIGESARLIREMFGYARDHQPCIIFMDEIDAIGGRRFSEGTSADREIQRTLMELLNQLDGFDQLGKVKMIMATNRPDVLDPALLRPGRLDRKIEIPLPNEQSRMEILKIHAAGIAKHGDIDYEAVVKLAEGFNGADLRNICTEAGMFAIRAERDYVIQEDFMKAVRKLNEAKKLESSAHYSADFGKD comes from the exons ATGAACGACGGAGAAGACGCCGTCCGACGCCGGAATGCCGTCAGCGACTACCGCAAGAAGCTCCTCCAGCACAAGGAACTGGAGGCCCGAGTTCGATCTG TGAGGGACAACCTGCGAGGGGCTAAGAAGGAGTTCAACAAGACAGAAGATGATCTTAAGTCCCTTCAAAGTGTTGGTCAAATCATTGGAGAAGTTCTCAGGCCTCTTGACAATGAACGCT TGATTGTGAAGGCAAGTAGCGGCCCTAGATATGTTGTTGGTTGCCGAAGCAAAGTGGATAAAGAGAAATTGGTTGCTGGAACCAGAGTGGTCCTTGACATGACAACCCTGACAATCATGCGAGCTCTTCCACGCGAA GTTGATCCAGTTGTTTATAACATGCTGCACGAGGATCCTGGAAACGTCAGCTACTCTGCTGTGGGTGGATTGTCTGACCAAATCAGAGAATTAAGAGAATCGATTGAGCTACCTCTAATGAATCCAGAACTCTTTCTCAGAGTTGGGATTAAGCCGCCAAAG GGTGTTCTTCTGTATGGGCCTCCTGGCACTGGCAAGACATTGTTGGCAAGAGCAATAGCCAGCAATATAGATGCAAACTTCTTGAAG GTTGTTTCTAGTGCCATAATTGACAAGTACATAGGCGAAAGTGCTCGGTTGATCCGTGAAATGTTTGGATATGCTCGTGATCACCAA CCTTGCATCATCTTTATGGATGAGATTGATGCCATTGGTGGTCGCCGTTTTAGTGAGGGGACAAGTGCTGATCGTGAAATCCAAAGAACATTGATGGAGTTACTCAATCAGCTTGATGGATTTGATCAGCTTGGAAAG GTGAAAATGATAATGGCAACTAACAGGCCAGACGTTCTTGACCCTGCACTTCTTCGTCCCGGCCGGCTCGATAGGAAAATAGAGATTCCTTTGCCAAATGAGCAGTCGAGGATGGAAATCCTTAAGATCCACGCTGCCGGGATTGCAAAGCATGGAGACATCGACTATGAGGCTGTTGTAAAGCTCGCAGAG GGCTTTAATGGTGCTGATCTTCGTAATATCTGTACTGAGGCTGGAATGTTTGCAATTCGTGCCGAGCGTGATTATGTTATTCAAGAAGATTTCATGAAG GCTGTTAGGAAACTGAATGAAGCGAAGAAGCTCGAGTCAAGTGCGCACTACAGTGCTGACTTCGGAAAGGATTAG
- the LOC116209898 gene encoding peroxidase 9 has protein sequence MALSKFTLCLGAIALLSSTLCFAHPGFGFGFGWGGGSGGSTGGGGGYSSLFPQFYQFTCPQVDEIILSVLEPTIARNPRMAASLLRLHFHDCFAQGCDASVLLDNGASIVSEKRSFPNINSLRGFEVIDEIKEKLEEACPGVVSCADVVALAARGSVMLSGGPNWELPLGRRDSKTASVSLSNNNIPPPNSTIQNLITLFQRQGLNEVDLVALSGGHTIGVARCFTFKQRLYNQNGNNQPDETLERTYSNELRSMCPPSGGDNNITPLDLASPARFDNAYFKLILWGKGLLTSDEVLLTGRVRKTMELVKAYADDEALFFEQFAKSMVKMGNLGPLTGSNGEVRKNCRRVN, from the exons ATGGCTCTTTCCAAGTTTACTCTTTGCCTTGGGGCAATAGCTCTCCTTTCCTCGACCCTGTGCTTCGCTCACCCTGGGTTTGGGTTCGGCTTTGGTTGGGGAGGTGGGTCTGGTGGAAGCactggaggaggaggaggatatTCCAGTCTCTTCCCTCAGTTCTATCAGTTCACATGCCCCCAGGTCGATGAGATCATCCTGTCGGTGCTGGAGCCTACAATTGCCAGGAACCCGAGGATGGCCGCCTCCTTGCTCAGGCTTCACTTCCATGACTGTTTTGCACAG GGATGCGATGCATCCGTGCTACTGGATAACGGCGCCAGCATAGTGAGTGAGAAGAGGTCATTCCCCAACATAAACTCTCTCCGAGGTTTTGAAGTGATTGATGAAATAAAGGAGAAGTTGGAGGAAGCATGTCCTGGGGTCGTGTCCTGTGCGGACGTTGTTGCGCTCGCTGCCCGTGGATCTGTCATGCTA AGTGGTGGACCGAACTGGGAGCTTCCTCTCGGAAGGAGGGATTCCAAGACAGCAAGCGTCAGCCTCTCCAACAACAACATTCCCCCACCAAACTCAACCATCCAAAACCTCATCACACTTTTCCAACGCCAGGGCCTCAATGAAGTCGACCTCGTTGCCCTCTCAG GTGGCCACACGATCGGGGTCGCCCGCTGCTTCACATTCAAGCAGAGGCTGTACAACCAAAACGGGAACAACCAACCTGATGAAACCCTGGAGAGGACATACTCCAACGAGCTCCGGTCCATGTGCCCCCCCTCTGGTGGTGACAACAACATCACCCCTCTCGATCTTGCCTCTCCGGCAAGGTTCGACAACGCCTACTTCAAGCTCATCCTGTGGGGCAAGGGCCTCCTCACCTCCGACGAGGTCCTCTTGACGGGCAGAGTTCGGAAGACGATGGAGCTCGTGAAGGCATACGCAGATGACGAAGCCCTGTTCTTCGAACAGTTTGCCAAGTCAATGGTGAAGATGGGAAATCTCGGGCCCCTCACCGGATCAAACGGAGAAGTGCGGAAGAACTGCCGAAGggttaattaa